In Solea senegalensis isolate Sse05_10M linkage group LG18, IFAPA_SoseM_1, whole genome shotgun sequence, a single window of DNA contains:
- the cntd1 gene encoding cyclin N-terminal domain-containing protein 1: MQMAKQLIHCKFREASGDLLMDFLINLNKRNKENLSSLSKCNGVFKDKRVVEYILLITREMRLDPLVGYHAIELFQRFMVKHLMNLFNAHTSAGVQPRRHKDARTFFDKIKEKFPILIFSCVQLASKLSLYSQMINNKTAVQFLHSVGISVSTQSLFNSEMMILKALEFRLHVPNPLTYMEILLEVLGHNEPSIHVERLYDMGHHVLQFVSLQRTPIYETLLKTISQCLNPTREQREKFATVTDDNMLLGVTVIAVATFILYVKKWEQVVGELSHITGISKRSISDFTHVIVMQINGSSSHVTSA, encoded by the exons ATGCAAATGGCGAAACAATTAATTCACTGCAAGTTTCGGGAAGCCTCTGGTGACCTTCTCATGGATTTTCTTATTAATcttaacaaaagaaacaaagaaaacctcAGCAGTTTATCGAAATGTAACGGAGTATTCAAAGATAAAAGAGTCGTTG AGTACATCCTTCTGATAACCAGAGAAATGAGACTCGATCCACTGGTTGGATACCATGCAATTGAATTATTTCAAAG ATTCATGGTCAAGCACCTTATGAATTTGTTCAATGCCCACACATCAGCTGGTGTTCAGCCGAGAAGACACAAGGATGCAAGGACGTTTTTTGACAAGATCAAGGAGAAATTCCCAATCCTAATCTTCTCCTGCGTCCAACTTGCGAGCAAACTGTCATTGTACAGTCAG ATGATCAACAACAAGACTGCTGTACAGTTCCTGCATTCAGTTGGCATCAGCGTTTCCACACAGTCTCTCTTCAATTCAGAGATGATGATCTTGAAAGCGCTTGAATTCAGACTGCATGTCCCAAATCCTCTGACGTACATGGAAATACTTCTGGAGGTACTTG GACACAATGAGCCATCCATCCATGTGGAGCGCCTGTATGACATGGGCCATCATGTTCTTCAGTTTGTCAGCCTACAGCGGACTCCCATCTACGAGACATTGTTAAAGACAATCAGTCAATGTCTCAACCCAACCAGAGAACAGAG AGAGAAGTTTGCGACAGTGACTGACGACAACATGCTTCTTGGTGTCACTGTCATTGCTGTGGCTACGTTCATCCTCTATGTCAAAAAGTGGGAACAG GTTGTGGGAGAACTGAGCCATATCACAGGAATCTCAAAGAGGAGCATCAGCGATTTTACTCATGTGATAGTGATGCAGATCAATGGATCCAGTTCCCATGTGACATCAGCTTGA
- the LOC122758969 gene encoding cytochrome c oxidase assembly factor 3 homolog, mitochondrial, whose protein sequence is MADNTPQKSDAPFATRVDPLKDDLSEQQRFFIKQVEQEQWKKRTQRMVGRNAVVGLAIGALVMGIYGYTWYSVSQENAVNELDEDARRPRTQEPKTGAN, encoded by the exons ATGGCTGACAACACGCCGCAGAAGTCAGATGCTCCCTTTGCGACCAGGGTAGATCCTCTTAAAGATGATCTCTCCGAACAACAGAGGTTCTTCATCAAGCAGGTTGAGCAGGAACAGTGGAAGAAGAGAACGCAGAGGATGGTTGGCAGGAACGCAGTCGTCGGTCTCGCCATTGGAGCACTTGTGATGGGAATCT ATGGCTACACGTGGTATTCCGTCTCTCAGGAGAACGCCGTTAATGAACTAGATGAGGATGCCAGACGTCCAAGGACGCAGGAGCCAAAGACTGGTGCCAACTGA